Proteins found in one Abyssibius alkaniclasticus genomic segment:
- the prmC gene encoding peptide chain release factor N(5)-glutamine methyltransferase: MPTGAEALRDAAARLDSAGIDAPMRDARLLLAHALGVESSALLHLTHDALAPDTAATFNTLVQARARHQPLAQIRGWRAFWGRKMHVTPDVLDPRPDSETLIERALDGPYETVLDLGTGSGTLVVTLLAERCHAQAVAVDISPAALAVARLNAQRHGVAKRLDLRISDWFDAVDGRFDLIICNPPYIDAAEWETLARDVREFEPKIALTPGADGLAPYRHIAGRLSHYLAPNGRAIFEIGHQQGAAALALFQSAGFANLSCIPDINGKDRVILVQNSPNSAQKPAER, translated from the coding sequence ATGCCAACCGGGGCCGAGGCATTGCGCGATGCTGCCGCGCGTCTTGACAGCGCCGGGATAGACGCACCCATGCGCGATGCGCGCCTGCTGCTGGCCCATGCTTTGGGGGTAGAGAGCAGTGCGCTGCTTCACCTTACGCATGACGCGCTTGCACCCGATACCGCTGCGACGTTCAACACCCTTGTGCAGGCGCGCGCACGCCACCAGCCGCTGGCGCAAATTCGGGGCTGGCGCGCGTTTTGGGGCCGCAAGATGCATGTCACCCCCGATGTGCTGGACCCGCGCCCCGATAGCGAAACGCTGATCGAGCGGGCGCTGGATGGCCCATATGAAACGGTGCTGGACCTTGGCACAGGTTCGGGCACGCTTGTCGTCACGCTTCTGGCCGAACGCTGCCATGCGCAGGCCGTGGCGGTCGATATCAGCCCGGCGGCGCTGGCGGTGGCGCGCCTGAATGCCCAAAGGCATGGCGTAGCCAAGCGGCTCGATCTGCGCATTTCCGACTGGTTTGATGCGGTTGACGGGCGGTTTGACCTGATCATCTGCAACCCGCCCTATATCGACGCCGCCGAATGGGAAACCCTGGCGCGTGATGTGCGCGAATTTGAGCCGAAAATTGCGCTCACCCCCGGCGCGGACGGGCTGGCGCCCTATCGGCACATCGCGGGGCGACTTTCGCACTATCTTGCCCCAAACGGGCGCGCGATATTTGAAATTGGCCACCAGCAGGGCGCCGCGGCCTTGGCGCTGTTTCAAAGCGCCGGTTTTGCCAATCTGTCCTGCATTCCGGACATCAATGGTAAAGATCGTGTCATATTGGTGCAGAATAGCCCGAATTCAGCGCAAAAACCCGCTGAAAGGTGA
- a CDS encoding universal stress protein, which yields MSYQNILVAYTATEASNAALAVAKKLAKPTNAHVTGLLAHGLPASFYNYAAQVPHTTVLTELTESDTARRDEVRAAFFAQAGDMPADRLHFLDLRGEPDLRLIEASRSYDLTVMGPTDTGSEFPHMEGHPDVVAREAGRPVLLAPVEPTAQALNGHVLIAWDGGNAAARAVADALPLIKDANTVSVLSVGAREEDAQAMNRFTTHLERHGKRPKHISLPKTRGRIGDTILSTAADIGAGLVIMGAYEHSKFAEDLFGGVTNRVIAKANIPILMSH from the coding sequence ATGTCTTACCAGAATATCCTTGTTGCCTATACCGCCACCGAGGCATCCAATGCCGCACTGGCCGTGGCGAAAAAGCTCGCCAAACCAACGAATGCGCATGTTACGGGGCTGCTGGCCCACGGGTTGCCCGCCAGTTTTTACAACTATGCAGCACAAGTGCCCCATACCACGGTGCTGACCGAGCTTACCGAATCTGATACGGCGCGCCGTGACGAGGTGCGCGCGGCGTTCTTTGCCCAGGCGGGAGATATGCCGGCCGATCGGCTTCATTTTCTTGATTTGCGCGGCGAGCCCGATCTGCGGCTGATCGAAGCCTCGCGCAGCTATGATCTGACCGTAATGGGCCCGACCGACACCGGTTCGGAATTTCCGCATATGGAGGGCCACCCCGATGTTGTGGCGCGCGAGGCGGGCCGCCCGGTGCTGCTGGCGCCGGTTGAACCCACAGCGCAGGCGCTGAATGGCCATGTGCTGATTGCATGGGATGGCGGCAATGCCGCCGCCCGCGCCGTGGCCGATGCGCTGCCGCTGATCAAGGACGCCAACACCGTGAGCGTGCTAAGCGTTGGTGCGCGCGAGGAAGACGCCCAGGCCATGAACAGGTTCACAACCCATCTGGAGCGGCACGGCAAACGCCCCAAGCATATTTCGCTGCCAAAGACGCGCGGGCGAATTGGCGATACCATCCTGTCCACGGCCGCCGATATTGGCGCGGGTCTGGTCATCATGGGGGCTTACGAGCATTCCAAATTTGCCGAAGACCTGTTTGGCGGGGTCACAAACCGGGTGATCGCCAAGGCCAATATCCCGATCTTGATGTCGCATTAG
- the lptG gene encoding LPS export ABC transporter permease LptG: MTLALYIVRRYLWNILRVQIALLFLILLIDTVEVLRVIPELDGSFARALQLALLRAPAIVIQILPLVILLAALATFLGFARSSELVIGRAAGQSALRLITPAIVTTLVLGAIITAVFNPIVAATQRRAATLTEQYRFGTTTLFSLGEQSIWLRQGVGESQYVIQAARASNDGTRLYQVRFFQFDRRGRILSRIEAGRAELSNGFWLLSDTKRWRFLEELDEGASDITEQIQLRLPTELTSNEILDSFSAPREVSFWDLPGFIDRLERSGFSAQRHRVFYQSELARPLYLTAMMLIGIGFSMRHSRFGQTGVMVLSAVMSGFIVYALKSLSESMGSAQEIPVIAAAWGPPLAAVLLALALILHLEDG; this comes from the coding sequence ATGACCCTGGCGCTTTACATTGTGCGGCGCTATTTATGGAATATTCTGCGCGTGCAGATTGCGCTGCTTTTCCTGATTTTGCTGATTGATACCGTTGAAGTGCTGCGCGTCATACCCGAGCTTGACGGCTCGTTCGCCCGTGCGCTGCAACTGGCGTTGCTGCGCGCGCCGGCCATTGTCATCCAGATCTTGCCGCTGGTCATTTTGCTGGCGGCGCTGGCAACCTTTCTGGGCTTTGCGCGGTCGTCCGAACTGGTGATCGGGCGGGCGGCCGGGCAGTCGGCGCTGCGACTTATCACACCGGCGATTGTGACCACGCTTGTGCTGGGGGCCATCATCACGGCCGTGTTCAACCCGATTGTTGCGGCCACCCAGCGCCGCGCCGCCACGCTGACAGAGCAATACAGATTTGGCACAACCACGCTGTTTTCACTGGGCGAACAAAGCATCTGGCTGCGCCAGGGTGTGGGGGAATCGCAATATGTCATCCAGGCCGCCCGCGCCAGTAATGATGGCACAAGGCTCTATCAGGTGCGGTTTTTCCAGTTTGACCGCCGTGGCCGCATTCTCAGCAGAATCGAAGCGGGCCGTGCCGAATTGTCCAACGGGTTCTGGCTGCTCTCTGACACGAAGCGCTGGCGCTTTCTGGAAGAGCTGGACGAAGGCGCAAGCGATATCACCGAGCAAATCCAGCTTCGCCTGCCCACCGAATTGACCAGCAATGAAATTCTGGATTCGTTTTCGGCCCCGCGCGAGGTGTCATTCTGGGATTTGCCCGGCTTTATCGACAGGCTGGAACGGTCTGGCTTTTCAGCGCAGCGGCACAGGGTTTTCTACCAGTCCGAACTTGCCCGCCCGCTGTATTTGACCGCGATGATGCTGATCGGCATCGGCTTTTCGATGCGCCACTCGCGCTTCGGGCAAACCGGGGTTATGGTGCTGTCGGCGGTCATGTCGGGGTTTATCGTCTATGCGCTCAAAAGCCTGTCGGAAAGTATGGGCTCGGCGCAGGAAATTCCGGTCATCGCCGCCGCCTGGGGGCCACCATTGGCGGCGGTTCTACTTGCGCTCGCGCTGATTTTACACCTGGAGGATGGTTGA
- a CDS encoding DUF4167 domain-containing protein → MRSSNKSRSRNKNNNRRNSLGNVINRVFDSAGPEGKVRGTPQQVIEKYQTLARDAQLSGDRVAAENFAQHAEHYLRMLGEAQREMAERAAEANERQQQNQQNNNQPSDQDDNRRQAENRENAPKADNGDSSQPDIAESSSLVETPEGVQAAAPRAPRKPRARRPAKPAAEGQPAATPDA, encoded by the coding sequence ATGAGATCATCAAACAAGTCGCGCTCGCGCAACAAGAACAACAACCGTCGCAATAGCCTGGGCAATGTGATCAACCGGGTGTTTGACTCGGCTGGTCCCGAAGGCAAGGTGCGCGGCACGCCGCAGCAGGTTATCGAGAAATACCAGACACTTGCGCGCGATGCCCAGCTATCGGGCGACCGTGTTGCCGCTGAAAACTTTGCGCAACATGCCGAGCATTATCTGCGGATGCTTGGAGAAGCGCAGCGCGAAATGGCCGAACGCGCCGCCGAGGCGAATGAACGCCAACAGCAGAACCAGCAAAACAACAACCAACCCTCTGATCAGGATGACAACCGCCGCCAGGCCGAGAACCGCGAAAACGCGCCGAAGGCTGACAATGGCGACAGTTCGCAGCCGGATATTGCCGAAAGCTCGTCGCTTGTGGAAACGCCCGAAGGCGTGCAAGCCGCCGCGCCCCGCGCGCCGCGCAAACCCCGGGCACGCCGCCCGGCCAAGCCCGCCGCCGAAGGCCAGCCCGCGGCCACACCCGACGCTTAA
- the rsmA gene encoding 16S rRNA (adenine(1518)-N(6)/adenine(1519)-N(6))-dimethyltransferase RsmA, which translates to MSNAPDGLPPLREVIAAHGLSANKALGQNFLFDLNLTGKIARRAGDLAACDVLEIGPGPGGLTRALLMEGARKVVAVERDARCLPILDDISAAYPGRLQVLHGDALKLDPAAHLDPPVRIVANLPYNVGTELLVNWLTPPSWPPFWQSLTLMFQKEVAERITAPPGSRAYGRLSLLAQWRCDAKIVFEIPPQAFTPPPKVTSAVVHLTALPAPRFPADAAILQEVIARAFNQRRKMLRASLKGMVPNMEQELVAIGLNPQERAEQLTLAQFCTLARHVQALRAA; encoded by the coding sequence ATGAGCAACGCCCCTGACGGGCTGCCGCCCCTGCGCGAGGTCATTGCCGCGCATGGGCTTTCGGCCAACAAGGCGCTAGGCCAGAACTTTTTGTTCGATCTGAACCTGACAGGCAAGATTGCCCGCCGCGCGGGCGATCTTGCGGCCTGTGATGTGCTTGAAATCGGCCCCGGCCCCGGCGGGCTTACCCGCGCATTGCTGATGGAAGGCGCGCGCAAGGTGGTGGCGGTAGAGCGTGACGCGCGCTGCCTGCCGATCCTTGACGACATATCAGCCGCCTATCCCGGCAGGTTGCAGGTGCTGCACGGTGACGCGCTCAAGCTTGACCCTGCCGCGCATCTTGACCCACCTGTGCGTATTGTCGCCAATCTGCCTTATAATGTGGGCACTGAATTGCTGGTGAACTGGCTCACACCGCCAAGCTGGCCGCCTTTCTGGCAATCGCTGACGCTGATGTTCCAAAAAGAGGTGGCCGAGCGCATTACCGCGCCGCCGGGCAGTCGCGCCTATGGGCGGCTGTCGCTGCTGGCGCAATGGCGCTGCGATGCGAAGATCGTCTTTGAAATTCCGCCGCAAGCCTTTACGCCGCCGCCCAAGGTCACCTCGGCGGTTGTTCACCTCACCGCCCTGCCCGCGCCCCGCTTCCCTGCCGATGCCGCCATTTTGCAAGAGGTGATTGCCCGCGCCTTCAACCAGCGGCGCAAGATGCTGCGCGCCTCGCTGAAAGGCATGGTGCCGAATATGGAGCAGGAACTCGTGGCCATCGGGCTCAACCCGCAAGAGCGGGCCGAGCAGCTGACATTGGCGCAATTCTGCACGCTTGCGCGCCACGTTCAGGCGCTGCGCGCGGCTTAA
- the lptF gene encoding LPS export ABC transporter permease LptF: protein MNRLDRYFLMQLLGPLGFFALALVGILWLAQAMPLIDRVIENGQSAGVFLEITSLLIPRVVQVVLPVAGFAATLYALNKLYGESELIVMMSAGHSPWRLARPVAMFGLIVMAMMFSVTLYLAPKSATQMNQRLRDIETQITSTILREGQFLHLGDRLTLYVRDASRDGEMAGVFLNDTRNPDVPVTYSAERALFVSDSEGARVVLISGLIQRYEPQGRALSSVFFDRLSLDIDKLMPEALPRNRRPYEMFVGELLYPSAEIRDSDTYKPAIMIAEAMDRLAQPLSALVLPLIALGAILAGGFRRGGFAGRVVLAVGLGVVLQSGVSAMRPNIEANPSLFAIAALPALAGVLVSFALLYVAARSKRLKRGAA from the coding sequence GTGAACCGACTCGACCGATATTTCCTGATGCAGTTGCTCGGCCCGCTGGGTTTTTTTGCTTTGGCTCTGGTCGGCATTCTGTGGCTGGCCCAGGCCATGCCGCTAATTGATCGTGTTATTGAAAACGGGCAGTCGGCCGGCGTGTTTCTTGAGATTACCTCGCTGCTTATACCGCGCGTTGTGCAGGTGGTGCTGCCTGTCGCCGGTTTTGCCGCCACGCTTTACGCGCTGAACAAGCTTTATGGCGAATCCGAGCTGATCGTGATGATGAGCGCGGGCCATTCCCCGTGGCGCCTTGCACGGCCCGTGGCCATGTTCGGGCTGATCGTGATGGCCATGATGTTCAGCGTCACGCTCTATCTGGCGCCGAAATCTGCCACGCAAATGAACCAGCGTTTGCGCGATATCGAAACGCAAATCACCTCGACCATTCTGCGCGAAGGGCAGTTTTTGCATTTGGGCGACCGGCTCACGCTATATGTGCGCGACGCCTCGCGCGATGGTGAAATGGCGGGGGTGTTCCTGAACGATACCCGCAACCCCGATGTGCCGGTCACCTATTCCGCCGAACGGGCCTTGTTCGTGTCAGATAGCGAAGGCGCGCGCGTTGTGCTGATTTCCGGGCTGATCCAGCGGTATGAGCCACAGGGGCGCGCGCTGTCTTCGGTGTTTTTTGACCGGCTTTCGCTGGACATAGACAAGCTGATGCCAGAAGCCCTGCCCCGCAACCGCCGCCCCTATGAAATGTTTGTTGGCGAGTTGCTCTATCCAAGCGCCGAAATACGCGACAGCGATACCTACAAACCCGCGATCATGATTGCCGAAGCGATGGACAGGCTTGCCCAGCCGCTGAGCGCGCTGGTGCTGCCGCTAATCGCGCTTGGGGCGATTCTGGCGGGCGGGTTCCGGCGCGGCGGTTTTGCCGGGCGCGTTGTTCTGGCGGTCGGGCTTGGCGTTGTGCTGCAATCCGGCGTTAGCGCCATGCGCCCGAATATCGAGGCGAATCCATCGCTTTTTGCCATTGCGGCCCTGCCGGCTTTGGCGGGTGTTCTGGTGTCTTTTGCGCTTTTATATGTCGCAGCCCGCTCCAAACGGTTGAAACGGGGGGCGGCATGA
- a CDS encoding leucyl aminopeptidase → MTTPLNTQFQQLDPAAFSALEGQIALTVPADGSLGVPARKINSLARGALARLVASEDWAKAKAGDTRIIAFPDRMGVQSIILAKLDARATQSDARRAGANIAKAHTRGVLHLVGTHAKTPEILLGLVLRGYAFTAYKPKHEDNRTGISVLCKDVAALQATWATYAARAEGVYFTRDLVSEPANVLGTVEFAARLEALRDLGVEVEVLDEPELARLGMRALLGVGQGSASPSKVVVMRWTGAGDARPFALVGKGVVFDTGGISLKPGAGMEEMTCDMGGAGVVSGVMRSLARRKARANVVGVVGLVENMPDGLAQRPGDIVKSMKGDTIEVINTDAEGRLVLADVLWYTQDRFAPVGMIDLATLTGAVVVALGTENAGVFSNNDALADKFLAAAKAEGEGAWRMPLSAAYDKIVDSHIADMRNSCGRPAGSITAAQFLGRFVKDETPWIHLDIAGVTLPGAETTFAPKGATGWGVLALDRFIRDNFEAA, encoded by the coding sequence ATGACAACCCCACTCAACACCCAGTTCCAGCAGCTTGATCCGGCTGCGTTCTCCGCGCTCGAAGGGCAAATCGCCCTGACCGTGCCCGCCGATGGCAGCCTTGGCGTTCCGGCGCGCAAGATCAACAGCCTTGCGCGCGGCGCCTTGGCGCGGCTTGTGGCCTCGGAGGATTGGGCCAAGGCAAAGGCTGGTGATACGCGCATCATTGCCTTTCCCGACAGGATGGGCGTGCAGTCGATCATCCTTGCCAAGCTTGATGCGCGGGCCACGCAAAGCGATGCGCGCCGCGCCGGGGCCAATATTGCCAAGGCGCACACGCGCGGTGTGCTGCATCTTGTCGGCACCCATGCCAAAACACCCGAAATTCTGCTGGGGCTGGTTCTGCGCGGCTATGCCTTCACCGCCTACAAGCCCAAACATGAAGACAACCGCACCGGAATTTCGGTGCTGTGCAAGGATGTGGCGGCACTGCAGGCAACATGGGCAACATATGCGGCGCGCGCCGAGGGCGTGTATTTCACCCGCGATCTGGTCAGCGAGCCTGCCAATGTGCTGGGCACAGTCGAATTTGCCGCCCGGCTGGAGGCCTTGCGCGATCTGGGCGTTGAGGTTGAGGTGCTGGACGAGCCGGAACTCGCCCGGCTAGGTATGCGCGCGCTTCTGGGCGTTGGCCAGGGTTCGGCCAGCCCGTCGAAAGTGGTGGTCATGCGCTGGACAGGGGCGGGCGATGCGCGGCCCTTTGCGCTGGTCGGCAAGGGCGTGGTGTTTGATACGGGCGGCATCTCGCTCAAACCCGGCGCGGGAATGGAGGAAATGACCTGCGATATGGGCGGGGCTGGCGTGGTATCGGGCGTAATGCGCAGCCTTGCGCGGCGCAAGGCCCGCGCCAATGTGGTGGGTGTTGTCGGGCTGGTTGAAAACATGCCCGATGGTTTGGCGCAGCGCCCCGGCGACATTGTGAAATCCATGAAAGGCGACACGATCGAGGTGATCAATACCGATGCCGAAGGCCGCCTCGTGCTGGCCGATGTGCTTTGGTATACGCAAGACCGTTTTGCGCCCGTCGGGATGATCGACCTTGCCACGCTGACCGGCGCGGTTGTCGTGGCCCTTGGCACCGAGAATGCGGGCGTGTTTTCCAATAATGACGCGCTGGCCGACAAGTTTCTGGCCGCCGCAAAGGCCGAAGGCGAGGGCGCGTGGCGAATGCCGCTTTCCGCCGCCTATGACAAGATTGTCGACAGTCACATCGCCGATATGCGCAATTCCTGCGGGCGGCCTGCGGGTTCTATCACCGCCGCGCAGTTTCTGGGGCGGTTCGTGAAGGATGAAACACCGTGGATCCATCTGGATATTGCGGGCGTCACCCTGCCGGGGGCCGAAACCACCTTTGCGCCCAAAGGGGCAACCGGCTGGGGCGTTCTGGCGCTGGACCGGTTCATTCGGGATAATTTTGAGGCGGCATAA
- a CDS encoding peptidylprolyl isomerase translates to MNFLRVLVGVAAFLAAGVPALAQNPYSAAWRVNQSIISNYDIDQRVRLMRALGAPSDNLRQTAVSDLIDDRLRVELGRQMGLEATSENIARAIETYAAQRNLTGPRLLAQLRSAGVSQEAFEDFLAASLIWRTVLNLRFGDRANPTEDELNAQVSSIALSSSRSIQLGELVLPYLGRGQDETVALARRLQAELDAGGDWAAAVAQYSQSGTAARGGVIGWVDPNRLPEQIGAAVRGVRVGGVSQPIFVPSGVILIKVLDARTVTQQITVPINVSVSYAEILLPNPGGTMRAQMREADRFRRTLSGCRQLEQRAAAANGSVSLSGLVDLDALPADTGLALSRLDPRESVALPQPEALRILVLCERQSSMDETAREIMRNQLRGRALSAMSDGLLLELRRTALIEEL, encoded by the coding sequence ATGAATTTTCTGCGCGTTTTGGTGGGTGTAGCGGCATTCCTTGCCGCTGGCGTGCCTGCGCTTGCGCAAAACCCCTATTCCGCTGCCTGGCGGGTCAATCAATCCATCATCTCGAATTACGATATCGACCAGCGTGTGCGCCTGATGCGTGCGCTTGGCGCCCCGTCTGACAACCTGCGCCAGACTGCGGTTTCCGACCTGATCGACGACCGGCTGCGCGTAGAGCTTGGCCGCCAGATGGGGCTTGAGGCGACGAGCGAAAATATCGCGCGCGCTATCGAGACCTATGCCGCACAGCGCAATCTGACCGGGCCGCGCCTGCTGGCGCAGTTGCGCAGCGCCGGGGTCAGCCAGGAAGCCTTTGAGGATTTTCTGGCCGCAAGCCTGATCTGGCGCACCGTTCTGAACCTGCGGTTTGGCGACCGGGCCAACCCCACGGAAGACGAGCTTAACGCCCAAGTTTCAAGCATCGCATTGTCAAGCTCGCGCAGCATCCAGCTTGGCGAACTTGTGCTGCCCTATCTTGGGCGTGGGCAAGATGAAACCGTGGCCCTTGCGCGCCGCTTGCAGGCCGAGCTTGATGCCGGCGGCGACTGGGCGGCCGCCGTTGCCCAGTATTCGCAATCCGGCACGGCCGCGCGTGGTGGCGTGATCGGCTGGGTCGACCCGAACCGATTGCCCGAACAGATTGGCGCGGCCGTGCGCGGTGTGCGGGTTGGCGGTGTATCGCAGCCAATATTCGTGCCTTCGGGCGTGATCCTGATCAAGGTTCTGGATGCGCGCACCGTTACACAACAAATTACCGTGCCGATCAATGTCAGCGTAAGCTATGCCGAAATTCTGCTTCCCAACCCCGGTGGCACGATGCGCGCGCAAATGCGCGAAGCCGACCGTTTTCGCCGCACGCTTTCGGGCTGTCGCCAGTTGGAGCAGCGTGCCGCAGCGGCGAATGGCAGCGTATCGCTGAGCGGGCTGGTTGATCTGGATGCCCTGCCCGCCGATACCGGGCTTGCCTTGTCGCGCCTTGATCCGCGCGAAAGCGTCGCACTGCCGCAGCCCGAAGCCCTGCGCATTCTGGTGCTGTGCGAGCGGCAATCCTCGATGGATGAGACCGCGCGCGAAATCATGCGCAACCAGTTGCGGGGCCGCGCGCTCAGCGCCATGTCCGACGGGCTTTTGCTGGAATTGCGACGCACGGCGCTGATCGAAGAGCTATGA
- a CDS encoding DNA polymerase III subunit chi yields MPEFLFYQLTDSPLEALLPALLEKAIGQGWRVAVQGPDAARLDFLDAHLWTYKKESFLPHAQAGGAHDAAQPVLLGPVGAAANKAEMLVLIDGGAPDLTGLEAHERVCIVFDGNDADMLNGARAQWRTVSAAGFAAVYWAREGGRWQQKATSAAKT; encoded by the coding sequence ATGCCCGAATTCCTGTTTTATCAACTGACCGACTCGCCGCTCGAAGCCTTGCTGCCGGCATTGCTGGAAAAGGCAATCGGGCAGGGGTGGCGGGTTGCCGTGCAGGGGCCGGATGCGGCGCGGCTCGACTTTCTCGATGCGCATTTATGGACCTATAAAAAAGAGTCCTTCCTGCCCCATGCACAGGCGGGCGGCGCGCATGATGCCGCCCAGCCCGTGCTGCTTGGCCCGGTGGGTGCGGCGGCCAACAAGGCCGAAATGCTGGTGCTGATAGATGGCGGCGCACCCGATCTGACCGGGCTTGAGGCCCATGAACGTGTGTGCATCGTGTTTGATGGCAATGACGCCGATATGCTGAATGGCGCGCGCGCGCAGTGGCGCACCGTATCGGCGGCTGGTTTCGCTGCGGTATACTGGGCGCGCGAAGGCGGGCGCTGGCAGCAAAAAGCCACCAGCGCGGCCAAAACCTAA
- a CDS encoding LPS-assembly protein LptD produces MFRLLASLVFLLFSTNMLAAQAYAGLIADSITYDADSADLRASGNVVVSYEGVTLEAVSISYNSATGQLRAEGPLRLTTADGTVTLADLAELSSDLQTGLISGARVLLADQFQLAAPEIRRTGGRFTAFYQVVGSSCQVCGKRPTPIWQIRASRVIHDQEVGRFYFENATFVVFGLPILQMPRMSIPDPSITRSSGFLFPELAVSNSFGNGIKMPYYLVLGDHSDATFTPFVTTNGAFVIEAEYRKRLINGSIDILGAFALTDPVGGTGGFLKASVSFGFGDRYEAFADFNFSSTNGFLRRFDYDESDRLVSEIGLRRYGDSGFLNASLVYFQSLREGELASEIPIVLPEVTWRRTFVEPLTGGSTAFTLETVGLWRSGGRDMLRASASGDWRRDWSAPFGMRLTTFAETHLDLYRVWDDGAYSDNVLKVFTPIIGAELRWPLSMTRGEVLHMLEPVAQFIYTVPFGFNDDVPNEDSTQLEFDETNLFAVNRFPGANVYEAGFRANLGASYRRFDPDGWIFGFDAGRVYRFKDNGQFTTESGLGGAVSDVLAAVRFELPPHVRVINRFLIGGGFNVKRAEVELSLDYDRFNIESSYVYLAPNVSADAPDARSEIQLAADWRMSQNWKIGAEWRHDLIAQEPVYGALGLTYGNECIEVEVSVARRFTDSANFPAGTTYNIAIKLAGLGATLQTEQPAQRCMRSY; encoded by the coding sequence ATGTTCAGACTGCTCGCCAGCCTTGTTTTTCTGCTGTTCTCCACCAACATGCTTGCGGCGCAGGCCTATGCCGGGCTGATCGCCGACAGCATAACCTATGATGCCGACAGCGCCGATCTGCGGGCAAGCGGCAATGTTGTCGTCAGCTATGAAGGGGTCACGCTGGAGGCTGTCAGCATCAGCTACAATTCAGCCACAGGCCAGTTGCGCGCCGAAGGGCCGCTGCGCCTGACAACCGCCGATGGCACGGTCACGCTCGCCGATCTGGCCGAGCTTTCAAGCGATTTGCAAACCGGGCTGATCAGCGGCGCGCGCGTGCTGCTGGCCGACCAGTTCCAGCTTGCCGCGCCCGAAATCCGGCGCACGGGCGGGCGGTTCACGGCCTTTTACCAGGTGGTCGGCTCAAGCTGTCAGGTTTGCGGCAAGCGCCCAACCCCCATTTGGCAGATCCGCGCCTCTCGCGTTATTCATGACCAGGAGGTGGGGCGGTTCTATTTTGAAAACGCGACTTTTGTGGTCTTTGGCCTGCCCATTCTGCAAATGCCGCGCATGTCCATCCCCGACCCGAGCATTACACGCTCCAGCGGGTTTCTGTTCCCCGAGCTTGCCGTTTCCAACAGCTTTGGCAACGGTATAAAAATGCCGTATTATCTGGTGCTGGGCGATCATTCCGACGCAACATTCACACCCTTTGTCACCACCAACGGCGCCTTTGTCATCGAGGCCGAATATCGCAAGCGCCTGATCAATGGCAGCATCGATATTCTGGGCGCCTTTGCGCTGACCGACCCTGTTGGCGGCACCGGCGGATTTCTGAAAGCCAGTGTCAGCTTTGGATTTGGCGACAGGTATGAAGCCTTTGCCGATTTCAACTTCAGCTCGACCAACGGGTTCTTGCGGCGGTTCGACTATGATGAATCCGACCGGTTGGTCAGCGAAATCGGGCTGCGCCGCTATGGTGACAGCGGGTTTCTCAATGCCAGCCTTGTCTATTTTCAAAGCTTGCGTGAAGGCGAGCTGGCCTCGGAAATTCCGATCGTTCTGCCCGAAGTCACTTGGCGACGCACATTCGTAGAGCCGCTGACCGGCGGCTCGACCGCCTTCACGCTTGAAACGGTTGGGCTTTGGCGCAGTGGCGGGCGCGATATGCTGCGCGCATCTGCGTCGGGTGATTGGCGGCGTGACTGGTCGGCACCGTTTGGAATGCGCCTGACCACATTCGCCGAAACCCATCTCGACCTTTACCGTGTTTGGGATGACGGCGCCTATTCCGATAATGTTCTCAAGGTCTTTACCCCCATTATCGGGGCCGAGCTGCGCTGGCCGCTATCCATGACACGCGGCGAGGTCTTGCACATGCTCGAACCCGTTGCGCAGTTCATTTACACCGTGCCCTTTGGATTTAACGATGATGTGCCGAATGAAGACAGCACACAGCTTGAATTTGACGAAACCAACCTCTTTGCCGTCAACCGTTTTCCCGGCGCCAATGTTTACGAAGCCGGGTTTCGCGCCAATCTGGGTGCAAGCTATCGCCGGTTTGATCCGGATGGCTGGATCTTCGGATTTGACGCCGGGCGCGTCTATCGCTTCAAGGATAATGGCCAGTTCACCACGGAATCCGGCCTTGGCGGTGCGGTCTCCGATGTGTTGGCGGCCGTGCGCTTTGAATTGCCGCCGCATGTGCGGGTGATCAACCGTTTTCTTATTGGCGGCGGGTTCAACGTCAAGCGTGCCGAGGTTGAACTCAGCCTTGATTATGACCGGTTCAATATTGAATCGAGCTATGTCTATCTGGCCCCGAATGTCAGCGCCGATGCGCCCGATGCGCGGTCCGAAATTCAACTGGCAGCCGATTGGCGCATGTCGCAAAACTGGAAAATCGGGGCGGAATGGCGCCATGACCTGATTGCACAGGAACCCGTCTATGGCGCATTGGGGCTGACTTATGGTAACGAATGTATCGAAGTAGAGGTCTCTGTCGCCCGCAGATTCACCGATTCTGCGAATTTTCCGGCGGGAACGACCTATAATATCGCCATCAAGCTTGCAGGTTTGGGGGCAACATTGCAAACTGAGCAGCCGGCACAACGATGCATGCGCAGCTATTAA